A window of the Gossypium arboreum isolate Shixiya-1 chromosome 2, ASM2569848v2, whole genome shotgun sequence genome harbors these coding sequences:
- the LOC108464736 gene encoding carboxyl-terminal-processing peptidase 3, chloroplastic isoform X3, translating to MVEMFPLKSADAAYGKIRGMLSTLGDPFTRIISPKEYQSFRIGSDGNLQGVGLFITVEPKTGHLVVLSCVEGSPAARAGIHDGDELIEINGQRLDGVDSEAAAQRLRGKAGTSVTVKLHRGNGSGSGSSIKEVKLPRELIRLSPISSTVIPHRTPDGRLTKTGYVKLSTFSQTAATEMKNTIHEMENLGVQSYILDLRNNPGGLVKVGLDVAKIWLDGNETLVNTVDRDGHMSPINMANGHALTHDPLVVLVNEGSASASEILAGALHDNGRAILVGHKTFGKGKIQSITELHDGSALFVTVAKYLSPALHDIDQVGITPDVQCTTEMLNSPKETLKGKSSVSSLEADSCIMVAEHELDIQESKGTAS from the exons ATGGTGGAAATGTTTCCCTTGAAGTCGGCTGATGCCGCATATGGTAAAATCAGAGGAATGCTTTCAACTCTTGGAGATCCCTTCACTCGGATTATCAGTCCAAAG GAGTACCAAAGTTTTAGAATTGGAAGTGATGGGAATTTGCAAGGAGTTGGTCTATTCATAACTGTCGAACCAAAAACTGGTCATTTG GTTGTTTTGTCATGCGTAGAGGGTAGCCCAGCTGCTCGTGCTGGTATACATGATGGAGATGAGTTGATTGAGATTAATG GGCAGAGACTTGATGGTGTTGATAGTGAAGCAGCAGCCCAGAGGCTTAGAGGGAAAGCCGGAACATCGGTTACAGTAAAGCTCCACAGA GGAAATGGTTCAGGAAGTGGTTCTAGTATCAAAGAG GTCAAACTACCTCGTGAGTTAATTAGGCTTTCACCAATATCCAGTACCGTCATCCCTCATAGAACCCCAGATGGCCGTCTAACAAAGACTGGTTATGTGAAGCTGTCAACATTCTCACAG ACTGCTGCTACAGAAATGAAGAATACAATCCATGAGATGGAGAACCTGGGTGTACAATCGTACATACTGGATTTGCGGAACAACCCG GGAGGTCTAGTGAAAGTTGGACTTGATGTTGCTAAGATATGGCTAGATGGGAATGAGACTCTTGTGAACACAGTTGACCGTGATGGGCATATGTCACCCATCAACATGGCCAATGGCCATGCTCTAACGCATGATCCTCTTGTTGTTCTT GTGAACGAGGGAAGTGCGAGTGCAAGTGAGATTTTGGCAGGTGCACTACACGACAATGGTCGAGCTATCCTTGTTGGCCACAAGACTTTTGGTAAAGGGAAAATTCAG AGTATCACGGAGCTACATGATGGATCTGCTCTTTTCGTAACGGTTGCAAAGTATCTATCACCTGCTCTTCATGACATAGATCAGGTTGGCATAACGCCTGATGTACAGTGCACGACGGAGATGCTGAATTCACCGAAGGAAACATTGAAGGGAAAAAGCTCGGTTTCATCTCTGGAAGCTGATTCATGCATTATGGTGGCAGAGCATGAGTTGGACATTCAAGAATCCAAAGGTACAGCTTCTTGA
- the LOC108464736 gene encoding carboxyl-terminal-processing peptidase 3, chloroplastic isoform X2, with translation MEPLCPNFDLLKSSSVPLFSHRLSSINRGISKRSSSSFPCVSSYNRNCNPQASVKTEAPTQQQPTGHDLIKSLTKGFVGFAAAATALASVCSDSPAFAESLTVAFPVSRAQEVNTVQRTLVEAWGLIRETFVDPTFNHQDWDLKLQQTMVEMFPLKSADAAYGKIRGMLSTLGDPFTRIISPKEYQSFRIGSDGNLQGVGLFITVEPKTGHLVVLSCVEGSPAARAGIHDGDELIEINGQRLDGVDSEAAAQRLRGKAGTSVTVKLHRGNGSGSGSSIKEVKLPRELIRLSPISSTVIPHRTPDGRLTKTGYVKLSTFSQTAATEMKNTIHEMENLGVQSYILDLRNNPGGLVKVGLDVAKIWLDGNETLVNTVDRDGHMSPINMANGHALTHDPLVVLVNEGSASASEILAGALHDNGRAILVGHKTFGKGKIQHQMDHIQLFPSNIK, from the exons ATGGAGCCTCTCTGCCCGAATTTTGATCTCCTAAAATCCTCTTCAGTTCCCCTCTTTTCACATCGCTTGTCGTCCATAAATCGCGGCATTAGCAAAAGGTCGAGTTCGTCATTTCCCTGTGTTTCTTCTTATAATCGAAACTGTAATCCTCAGGCATCGGTTAAAACAGAGGCCCCTACGCAACAACAACCCACCGGTCATGACTTGATCAAGTCGTTAACAAAAGGGTTTGTTGGTTTCGCCGCTGCGGCCACGGCTCTGGCCTCCGTTTGTAGTGATTCGCCGGCTTTTGCTGAGTCCCTCACAGTTGCTTTCCCTGTTTCCCGCGCTCAAGAG GTAAACACAGTGCAGAGAACTCTTGTGGAAGCTTGGGGACTGATAAGAGAAACATTTGTTGACCCAACGTTTAATCATCAAG ACTGGGATTTGAAGTTGCAGCAAACAATGGTGGAAATGTTTCCCTTGAAGTCGGCTGATGCCGCATATGGTAAAATCAGAGGAATGCTTTCAACTCTTGGAGATCCCTTCACTCGGATTATCAGTCCAAAG GAGTACCAAAGTTTTAGAATTGGAAGTGATGGGAATTTGCAAGGAGTTGGTCTATTCATAACTGTCGAACCAAAAACTGGTCATTTG GTTGTTTTGTCATGCGTAGAGGGTAGCCCAGCTGCTCGTGCTGGTATACATGATGGAGATGAGTTGATTGAGATTAATG GGCAGAGACTTGATGGTGTTGATAGTGAAGCAGCAGCCCAGAGGCTTAGAGGGAAAGCCGGAACATCGGTTACAGTAAAGCTCCACAGA GGAAATGGTTCAGGAAGTGGTTCTAGTATCAAAGAG GTCAAACTACCTCGTGAGTTAATTAGGCTTTCACCAATATCCAGTACCGTCATCCCTCATAGAACCCCAGATGGCCGTCTAACAAAGACTGGTTATGTGAAGCTGTCAACATTCTCACAG ACTGCTGCTACAGAAATGAAGAATACAATCCATGAGATGGAGAACCTGGGTGTACAATCGTACATACTGGATTTGCGGAACAACCCG GGAGGTCTAGTGAAAGTTGGACTTGATGTTGCTAAGATATGGCTAGATGGGAATGAGACTCTTGTGAACACAGTTGACCGTGATGGGCATATGTCACCCATCAACATGGCCAATGGCCATGCTCTAACGCATGATCCTCTTGTTGTTCTT GTGAACGAGGGAAGTGCGAGTGCAAGTGAGATTTTGGCAGGTGCACTACACGACAATGGTCGAGCTATCCTTGTTGGCCACAAGACTTTTGGTAAAGGGAAAATTCAG CATCAGATGGATCACATCCAACTGTTTCCCAGCAACATTAAATGA
- the LOC108466867 gene encoding arabinogalactan protein 23-like yields the protein MDMKKISCAVIVAVAASMSEVMAAGAPSPAPASAPGAASASAAAPGPDSSVAISTMPVLGSLVGATLVSFFAYYLQ from the coding sequence ATGGACATGAAGAAGATCTCATGCGCCGTCATTGTGGCCGTCGCCGCCTCTATGAGCGAAGTCATGGCTGCTGGCGCTCCATCTCCAGCTCCAGCTTCAGCTCCAGGTGCAGCTTCAGCTTCAGCAGCTGCCCCAGGCCCAGACTCCAGCGTCGCAATCTCAACAATGCCTGTTCTTGGGTCCTTGGTTGGAGCCACCCTTGTTTCTTTCTTTGCCTACTATTTGCAGTAA
- the LOC108464736 gene encoding carboxyl-terminal-processing peptidase 3, chloroplastic isoform X1 — protein MEPLCPNFDLLKSSSVPLFSHRLSSINRGISKRSSSSFPCVSSYNRNCNPQASVKTEAPTQQQPTGHDLIKSLTKGFVGFAAAATALASVCSDSPAFAESLTVAFPVSRAQEVNTVQRTLVEAWGLIRETFVDPTFNHQDWDLKLQQTMVEMFPLKSADAAYGKIRGMLSTLGDPFTRIISPKEYQSFRIGSDGNLQGVGLFITVEPKTGHLVVLSCVEGSPAARAGIHDGDELIEINGQRLDGVDSEAAAQRLRGKAGTSVTVKLHRGNGSGSGSSIKEVKLPRELIRLSPISSTVIPHRTPDGRLTKTGYVKLSTFSQTAATEMKNTIHEMENLGVQSYILDLRNNPGGLVKVGLDVAKIWLDGNETLVNTVDRDGHMSPINMANGHALTHDPLVVLVNEGSASASEILAGALHDNGRAILVGHKTFGKGKIQSITELHDGSALFVTVAKYLSPALHDIDQVGITPDVQCTTEMLNSPKETLKGKSSVSSLEADSCIMVAEHELDIQESKGTAS, from the exons ATGGAGCCTCTCTGCCCGAATTTTGATCTCCTAAAATCCTCTTCAGTTCCCCTCTTTTCACATCGCTTGTCGTCCATAAATCGCGGCATTAGCAAAAGGTCGAGTTCGTCATTTCCCTGTGTTTCTTCTTATAATCGAAACTGTAATCCTCAGGCATCGGTTAAAACAGAGGCCCCTACGCAACAACAACCCACCGGTCATGACTTGATCAAGTCGTTAACAAAAGGGTTTGTTGGTTTCGCCGCTGCGGCCACGGCTCTGGCCTCCGTTTGTAGTGATTCGCCGGCTTTTGCTGAGTCCCTCACAGTTGCTTTCCCTGTTTCCCGCGCTCAAGAG GTAAACACAGTGCAGAGAACTCTTGTGGAAGCTTGGGGACTGATAAGAGAAACATTTGTTGACCCAACGTTTAATCATCAAG ACTGGGATTTGAAGTTGCAGCAAACAATGGTGGAAATGTTTCCCTTGAAGTCGGCTGATGCCGCATATGGTAAAATCAGAGGAATGCTTTCAACTCTTGGAGATCCCTTCACTCGGATTATCAGTCCAAAG GAGTACCAAAGTTTTAGAATTGGAAGTGATGGGAATTTGCAAGGAGTTGGTCTATTCATAACTGTCGAACCAAAAACTGGTCATTTG GTTGTTTTGTCATGCGTAGAGGGTAGCCCAGCTGCTCGTGCTGGTATACATGATGGAGATGAGTTGATTGAGATTAATG GGCAGAGACTTGATGGTGTTGATAGTGAAGCAGCAGCCCAGAGGCTTAGAGGGAAAGCCGGAACATCGGTTACAGTAAAGCTCCACAGA GGAAATGGTTCAGGAAGTGGTTCTAGTATCAAAGAG GTCAAACTACCTCGTGAGTTAATTAGGCTTTCACCAATATCCAGTACCGTCATCCCTCATAGAACCCCAGATGGCCGTCTAACAAAGACTGGTTATGTGAAGCTGTCAACATTCTCACAG ACTGCTGCTACAGAAATGAAGAATACAATCCATGAGATGGAGAACCTGGGTGTACAATCGTACATACTGGATTTGCGGAACAACCCG GGAGGTCTAGTGAAAGTTGGACTTGATGTTGCTAAGATATGGCTAGATGGGAATGAGACTCTTGTGAACACAGTTGACCGTGATGGGCATATGTCACCCATCAACATGGCCAATGGCCATGCTCTAACGCATGATCCTCTTGTTGTTCTT GTGAACGAGGGAAGTGCGAGTGCAAGTGAGATTTTGGCAGGTGCACTACACGACAATGGTCGAGCTATCCTTGTTGGCCACAAGACTTTTGGTAAAGGGAAAATTCAG AGTATCACGGAGCTACATGATGGATCTGCTCTTTTCGTAACGGTTGCAAAGTATCTATCACCTGCTCTTCATGACATAGATCAGGTTGGCATAACGCCTGATGTACAGTGCACGACGGAGATGCTGAATTCACCGAAGGAAACATTGAAGGGAAAAAGCTCGGTTTCATCTCTGGAAGCTGATTCATGCATTATGGTGGCAGAGCATGAGTTGGACATTCAAGAATCCAAAGGTACAGCTTCTTGA